Part of the Carassius auratus strain Wakin unplaced genomic scaffold, ASM336829v1 scaf_tig00001753, whole genome shotgun sequence genome is shown below.
attattaatcaaaattcgcacctaacgttacccagcccgggtagcctaggctactgtatattatgagaaccacaagataactcctgatttgtctttaactttaaataatgcagttatcaaagtacaagtatgcttacttgtaaacacaaccttaaacaggcttgcagatttaaatcaatttagaaatgatgaacaaccagccagcaaatgatctaacagaaattaacagctgcctgtcaaacaaaaatgataacaaaccgaattaaatcctgccacacaggcaaatgacaaatcgcttaatagccgaactaattattattaaagtgtcactcacagtcacaagcctaaattcgctttaacacagtcctcttacatttaacgtactcttcaaagtagtgattaaaacgtagcgttaaatttgaggtagaatttttggcggtcgacagaagcttttcaccaaagcagagtgtgcattttaccgttttttcgttgacaaattgaaaataatgtgcgtacttccataaaccaaacgctgtcctctctgctatcttgccaggagttcgaaaaaaaaaaaaaaaacacacacacacacacacacagggtcaggcgcagggcacagacgcatcacagccattgactttacgattacagagcttcggctccgctgatacatccgcaggtggcagagtagacctaggactactgtctgacaaaaagcaggctgcagtcgggattttcctttccttaaaataacggattacttttttaaaaaaataacgaagttactgattacttacgcacgaaactaacgcgttaagttacaaatttcaggaaaaaagtaattagagtactctaacgcgttactttgtaacgcgttacccacaacactgcatgtaatgcatccttgctgaatgaaggTATCAATATCTTTCTTTTCTTCGTTTTAAATAAATGGtggtgtatcacagtttccacgaaaatataaaacagcacaaatgttttcagcattgataatagtAAAAACTATGCTGCGAATCAGcgcatcagaatgatttctgaagcatcacgtGACACCGAAGACTAAAGGAAGGATGTTGAAAATTCAAGAATAAACTAAAAGGTATGTTAAACGATATgaaattgttttataatatttcacaatattactatttttctttctctctctatttctgaTAAAAAATGATGCATGTGAGCATGATAAAGCTATTTCATAATATGCTGTTTATtcctaactaaaataaaaatactgtaatatgtaTAATGATTGTGGTTTGTTTTATAGAGTAGTTGCAACATTGTCTAATGCTACAATGTAGTaccacaacaaaaataaaatggaattttaaaataaataaataaataataataataataataaattgcgtTAGCACCGTAAGGTTGTGCGTTCGATTCCCAGGGATCCACGTAAGGTAAAGAATTTATAGCTTTGAATAaacgcgtctgctaaatgcatacatttattttattttaaataataattgaatatgaTATGTCCTTCAAATAGAAGCTTTCAGAATCtttctgttgttgttatttagtCATGCAATTCACAGTTGTATTTACCAACAATAAGTGTGCAGACTGCGTGGGATTTTGAGAGAAACTTTCAGAGAAACCAGAGAAACCTCCAAAGGACAAGAAGAAAAGAGCTCGACCCACCCAGTGAATACATCTCCAGCTGTTGTCTGAGCCGGACCTTCTGCAGACTGTCGTAGAAGCTGGGCTCGGAGGATCTGTCGACTgatggagggagagagaagaTGCGCATGATCTTCCTCTTATTTCTGCATGAAAACAAAACGAGATATTCATGGCTGCCATTAGAGGATATATTAATTACAATCTACTGTCATGTTTCATGTTACTGTGATCTTGCGGTTGAAGAAGGTGAAATGAAATGCACGCGTACTTTCTGGCGTACATCAGCAAGGCGAAACTGACCAGAATGACCAGCAGGTAAACATTAGTGGCCTCGTTCCAGGCTTCGTGCACGGAATAATCCAGAGACTCGTCATCCGCCATCACCCCGTACCCGCCCATGATCAGATTAATGTGCGTTTATTAAAATGCCAACATATACTTAATATGGACGAGATTTGTTCAGAAAACTGCGACTGCAACACAAATATACATTCAGTTCCTGATGAGCGCGCGTGCAGACACAACTTCAAAATAAAGGTCCCTGTGCACCCGTTTGAGGAATTCGCCTTTTATCATTAGCGATTTGATTATATATGtgtaatgtatgtatatacacatataataataataataataataataacaagtattattattattacaatatatatttagatcttttatacagtatatgtatactttagtaactatatatatgtaatatatatatatatatatatatatatatatatatatatatat
Proteins encoded:
- the LOC113069579 gene encoding small integral membrane protein 19 → MGGYGVMADDESLDYSVHEAWNEATNVYLLVILVSFALLMYARKNKRKIMRIFSLPPSVDRSSEPSFYDSLQKVRLRQQLEMYSLARKCDQQQQSDSVQLSME